From a region of the Oscarella lobularis chromosome 7, ooOscLobu1.1, whole genome shotgun sequence genome:
- the LOC136189185 gene encoding lysosomal Pro-X carboxypeptidase-like yields the protein MSRAPSRALSYLSLCLVAGLATAYWRFPSHQVVSLSSYDYETAYFTQPIDHFGFDSQIGEFKQRYLVSREYWEHGKPIFFYAGNEGDITWFCNNTGFMWDIAPEFNAMLVFAEHRYYGKSLPFGSDSYSTSANLQYLSSEQALADFAVLIEQIKLMPGAENSPVIAFGGSYGGMLAAWLRMKYPNAVVGAIAASAPIWQFGDLTPCDSFNQIASQDFRETPGGEMCFENIRDLWKTINDTANQEHGMLILSSIFDLCDAVFDVNVFVNWFTSIFGNMAMVNYPYPASFLEPLPAWPVSVACSYLNESRLHGEDLLRAVHSVVNLYFNYTGGATCFNASSQGTASLGDKGWDYQACTEMIMPFCSKYETSMFPPSQWDPVGYAKYCEKQWNVTVQPDWVITLYGGKEIRSRSNIVFSNGNLDPWSGGGVTTSLSDTLTAVVIEGGAHHLDLRASNPADPQSVIDARNVEKEHIRMWIKG from the exons ATGTCACGAGCGCCGTCACGAGCCCTTTCTTACCTTTCGCTGTGCCTCGTTGCGGGGTTGGCGACTGCTTATTGGCGCTTTCCCTCACATCAGGTTGTCTCTTTGTCTTCATACGACTACGAAACGGCGTATTTTACGCAGCCAATCGATCATTTCGGTTTTGACTCGCAAATTGGCGAATTCAAGCAACGTTATCTCGTATCCCGCGAATACTGGGAACACGGAAAGCCGATCTTCTTCTACGCGGGCAACGAAGGCGACATAAC ATGGTTTTGCAACAACACTGGCTTCATGTGGGATATTGCTCCCGAATTTAACGCCATGTTAGTTTTTGCCGAACACCGTTACTATGGCAAATCATTGCCATTTGGCTCGGACAGCTACTCGACTTCAGCCAATCTACAGTACCTTTCATCAGAGCAGGCACTTGCCGACTTTGCTGTTCTTATTGAACAGATCAAGCTAATGCCTGGCGCCGAAAATTCTCCCGTCATTGCATTTGGTGGCTCATACGGCGGCATGCTGGCCGCATGGCTTCGAATGAAGTATCCAAACGCCGTTGTCGGCGCAATAGCTGCATCAGCGCCTATATGGCAATTTGGCGATTTGACGCCATGTGACTCATTCAATCAAATTGCCAGTCAGGACTTCCGCGAGACCCCCGGCGGAGAGATGTGCTTTGAAAATATTCGAGATCTCTGGAAGACTATAAATGACACGGCAAATCAAGAGCACGGCATGTTGATTCTATCTTCTATATTCGATCTTTGCGATGCTgtctttgacgtcaacgtctttGTCAATTGGTTCACATCAATTTTTGGCAATATGGCTATGGTGAATTATCCATATCCGGCGTCGTTCTTGGAGCCGCTACCCGCGTGGCCCGTATCGGTTGCCTGTTCATATCTAAACGAATCGAGACTGCATGGCGAGGATCTTCTACGAGCCGTTCACAGCGTCGTCAATCTCTATTTTAACTACACGGGAGGAGCGACTTGCTTCAATGCTTCCTCACAGGGAACGGCGTCTCTCGGCGACAAGGGATGGGACTATCAGGCGTGCACCGAAATGATCATGCCCTTCTGTTCGAAATATGAAACCAGCATGTTTCCGCCGTCGCAGTGGGATCCCGTAGGCTACGCCAAATATTGCGAAAAACAGTGGAACGTGACGGTTCAACCCGACTGGGTGATCACGCTCTACGGTGGCAAGGAGATTCGGTCGCGCAGCAATATCGTTTTCAGTAACGGTAATCTCGATCCGTGgtcgggcggcggcgtgaCGACGAGCTTGTCCGACACGCTGACGGCCGTCGTCATTGAAGGCGGCGCTCATCATTTGGATTTGCGCGCTTCCAATCCCGCCGATCCCCAATCGGTTATCGATGCGAGGAACGTCGAGAAGGAGCACATTCGAATGTGGATAAAGGgctga
- the LOC136189188 gene encoding uncharacterized protein, with the protein MTSSPLSLPHHSLSERRLPVLERALPRKRTHHASPNAPSDTPLKQKRPRQDKAELEKENSTSKAEIVDNEFLPENLKCFWPFAPIRETEFEKLSGADIAAISNIHLTYVGSLPTTLALAYRIEVDPEKKVVRTIVSQKDVFTQLLGHCHNEEQRRCLIDAVNKYCTEKVKANKTGGIMDRDPIHTRLPEVCTNRKHQGENPCRFGQHLYRSFCLTCDGVFCDDHTLPGFTVRVREDEYQLYLQPPKRNVVLMSREGREESLHSNEDLVKSEEFWDSALKVHEFLKEKVLVPQPVEYMAFNFGYWEKKIRFDPTISRCHGHLHICISRLAALALGSKISKFKGYLDTPNDYNYEDLAELLTLANGLSHLDSRGLIAVLKAGQENLKAGQENLEGKVDDLKAGQENLEGKVDNLEGKVDDLKAGQENLKKFVEGCFTHLAKALKVDLSLVSSDDKIVKDENIPQSSSDDKSSSDDK; encoded by the exons atgacgtcttctcctctttcctTACCCCACCACTCCTTATCTGAACGCCGTCTTCCCGTGCTCGAAAG AGCACTGCCTCGAAAGAGAACGCATCATGCATCGCCCAATGCACCGTCCGATACACCGTTGAAGCAAAAGCGGCCCCGACAAG ATAAAGCGGAACtcgaaaaagagaattcGACATCTAAAGCTGAAATCGTTGATAAT GAATTCCTTCCGGAAAACTTGAAATGCTTCTGGCCCTTCGCTCCTATCCGCGAAACAGAGTTTGAGAAGTTGAGCGGCGCTGACATTGCTGCGATTAGCAACATTCACCTTACATATGTTGGGAGCCTCCCAACAACGCTGGCGTTGGCATACAGAATAGAAGTTGACCCTGAAAAGAAAGTTGTGCGAACGATTGTAAGCCAGAAAGACGTCTTCACACAGCTTCTGGGACATTGCCATAATGAAGAACAAAGGCGGTGCCTGATTGATGCAGTTAACAAGTACTGCACAGAGAAGGTGAAGGCAAACAAGACGGGTGGCATTATGGATAGGGATCCGATCCACACCCGTCTTCCAGAAGTTTGTACCAACAGAAAGCACCAAGGTGAGAATCCATGCCGCTTTGGCCAACACCTTTACCGGTCGTTCTGTTTGACGTGCGATGGCGTCTTTTGTGATGATCACACCCTGCCCGGATTTACAGTGAGGGTTCGCGAAGACGAATACCAATTATATTTGCAACCACCCAAGCGCAACGTTGTGCTAATGTCCAGAGAGGGCCGTGAAGAGAGCTTGCACAGCAATGAAGACCTAGTGAAGTCTGAAGAATTTTGGGATTCTGCTTTGAAAGTGCACGAATTCCTCAAAGAGAAAGTCCTTGTACCTCAGCCAGTAGAGTATATGGCCTTCAATTTTGGATATtgggagaagaaaattcgatttGACCCCACAATAAGTAGGTGCCATGGACATTTGCACATCTGCATCAGTCGTCTAGCAGCTCTGGCCCTTGGTTCTAAAATTTCGAAATTCAAAGGCTATTTGGACACTCCTAATGATTACAATTATGAAGATTTGGCAGAACTTTTAACACTCGCAAATGGTCTTTCTCATCTTGATAGTAGAGGACTAATCGCAGTTCTGAAGGCTGGTCAGGAGAATCTGAAGGCTGGTCAGGAGAATCTAGAGGGAAAAGTGGATGATCTGAAGGCTGGTCAGGAGAATCTAGAGGGAAAAGTGGATAATCTAGAGGGAAAAGTGGATGATCTGAAGGCTGGTCAGGAGAATCTGAAGAAGTTTGTAGAGGGTTGTTTCACGCATCTGGCGAAAGCCTTAAAGGTGGATCTATCTCTAGTCTCCAGTGATGATAAAATAGTCAAGGATGAAAACATCCCTCAATCCTCCAGTGATGATAAATCCTCCAGTGATGATAAATAA
- the LOC136189183 gene encoding cysteine-rich motor neuron 1 protein-like: MTARHALSLMIVLLGFCAVCDSTTPKAGMCPSPSDGGVGLCVHTCKNDSFCPGAQKCCKTACGGIMCMSPVKASPPPSTSSAAPATRPPLKPKSTPPAKWTPSTKPTSAKGCLLPNNNIVPHGAKFEKNGGCTWCKCLNGVPSCSDVPSCRPSTSPSTVAATPSKSRFCTPGKVFQQNPCTTCTCRLDKYNNTVSDCYSIACAFPNCLPGTRLAILPDKCCPTCIPTDAPTLTSVDPTCLYNGMVFASGQTFRSSDGCNQCSCLNGHVGCTKRACVSPCAVMLCKPGYQCVEQQVQCIKSPCNPIGQCVPIPTPSVSTTGKPTCPLINCPNLMYCQYGYAMAADGCFTCSCKVAPTAGPTIAMCPLPNCVACSYGYAIDSDSGCRGCQCMPKPSSLCAFSDFQQCYQNNDVVSNLLLDPSRITATLPGNVCQALKNVLQCHRNKLGSLSVSGCSSVLKGRLSYNTKVVNKILSNFCSQTRCLVGGVSYKVNDTYLSSDGCNTCHCMESGLSACTEMACVTPGCRYGDQSYNSGDDFAALDGCNRCSCTKNVVTCSRSKCETTRYVRGQVVFDRNIDSIIPDDTVKESFRKQFRAELARKMDMSEAQITVLSVERGSIIVTFAVESSNIQDATDQLKQLIESEELIITFDDQELVASNLDYSTEEQVGSLPGEDEDEDGGSNVGLIVGVVCACVAVAVVVGIAVFIGTRKKRNNKCAYNKHMESKVSVET; encoded by the exons ATGACAGCGAGA CACGCTCTCAGCCTCATGATCGTTCTGCTCGGCTTTTGTGCCGTTTGCGATTCGACCACGCCCAAGGCAGGAATGTGTCCCTCTCcgtccgacggcggcgtggGCCTTTGCGTGCACACCTGCAAAAACGACAGCTTTTGTCCGGGCGCGCAAAAATGCTGCAAGACGGCGTGCGGAGGCATCATGTGCATGAGTCCCGTCAAAgcctcgccgccgccatctaCCTCGTCCGCCGCCCCCGCAACGAGGCCACCGCTCAAACCGAAGTCGACCCCGCCGGCGAAGTGGactccgtcgacgaagccgacCTCAGCAAAAGGATGTCTCCTACCAAATAATAACATCGTTCCTCACGGagcaaaattcgaaaagaatGGCGGTTGCACGTGGTGCAAGTGCCTAAACGGAGTACCATCGTGTTCCGACGTTCCGTCGTGCCGTCCTTctacgtcgccgtcgaccgtcgcggcgacgccgtcga agtCGAGGTTCTGCACGCCAGGCAAAGTGTTTCAGCAGAATCCTTGCACTACTTGCACGTGCAGGCTCGACAAGTACAATAACACTGTTTCGGACTGTTACTCAATAGCGTGTGCCTTTCCAAATTGTTTGCCCGGTACTCGCCTAGCCATATTGCCCGACAAGTGTTGCCCCACCTGCATTCCAACCG ATGCTCCCACGTTGACGTCTGTCGATCCCACTTGTCTTTATAATGGGATGGTCTTTGCAAGTGGCCAGACATTCCGCTCAAGTGACGGGTGTAATCAATG CTCCTGTTTGAATGGACACGTTGGATGCACGAAACGGGCATGCGTCAGTCCGTGTGCT GTTATGCTCTGCAAACCTGGTTACCAGTGCGTTGAACAGCAAGTACAATGCATTAAGAGTCCATGCAATCCAATAGGGCAGTGCGTTCCTATACCAACGCCCTCTGTGTCTACCACTG GCAAGCCAACCTGTCCTTTGATTAACTGTCCTAATCTAATGTACTGCCAGTATGGATATGCCATGGCTGCGGACGGTTGCTTTACGTGTTCATGTAAAGTGG CGCCAACTGCTGGCCCTACAATAGCCATGTGCCCCTTGCCCAACTGCGTGGCATGCTCGTATGGATATGCTATTGACTCAGATAGTGGTTGTCGAGGATGCCAGTGCATGCCTAAGC CATCAAGTTTGTGCGCCTTTTCTGATTTTCAGCAATGTTATCAGAACAACGACGTTGTGTCAAATTTGCTCCTTGATCCGTCTCGCATCACGGCCACATTGCCTGGAAACGTTTGTCAAGCGCTGAAGAATGTCCTCCAGTGTCATAGGAACAAGCTTGGAAGCTTGTCTGTATCCGGCTGTTCTTCAGTGCTCAAAGGACGGCTGAGTTACAATACGAAAGTTGTGAACAAAATCTTGTCGAATTTTTGCTCGC AGACTCGGTGCCTCGTTGGTGGCGTTTCTTATAAGGTGAACGACACTTATCTTTCCTCGGACGGCTGCAACACTTG TCATTGCATGGAGTCTGGATTGTCTGCGTGCACTGAAATGGCTTGCG TTACACCTGGGTGCAGGTACGGCGACCAGTCTTACAatagcggcgacgactttgcCGCTTTGGATGGCTGCAACAGATG CTCTTGTACCAAGAATGTTGTGACCTGTTCCAGGTCAAAGTGCGAAACAACACG CTACGTTCGAGGACAAGTTGTCTTTGACAGAAACATAGACAGCATTATTCCCGACGATACCGTAAAGGAAAGTTTCAGAAA GCAATTTAGAGCAGAACTTGCTAGAAAGATGGATATGTCCGAGGCCCAAATTACCGTCTTGTCAGTGGAAAGGGGTAGCATAATTGTAACTTTTGCCGTCGAGTCCTCAAACATACAAGACGCCACAGACCAGCTGAAACAATTG ATTGAATCCGAAGAACTGATCATCACGTTTGATGACCAAGAATTAGTCGCTAGCAATCTCGATTACTCGACTGAAGAGCAGGTGGGATCGTTGCCCGGCGAGgacgaagatgaagatgGGGGAAGCAACGTCGGTCTCATTGTTGGCGTCGTTTGCGCCTGCGTTGCTGTCGCCGTGGTTGTCGGGATTGCCGTGTTTATaggaacgagaaaaaaacgaaacaacAAA TGCGCGTACAACAAGCACATGGAGTCCAAAGTCAGTGTGGAAACGTAA
- the LOC136189187 gene encoding lysosomal Pro-X carboxypeptidase-like: MSRALSSSFLSLCLVVGFTTAYWRFPSHQVVSLSSYDYETAYFTQPIDHFGFDSQIGEFKQRYLVSREYWEHGKPIFFYAGNEGDITWFCNNTGFMWDIAPEFNAMLIFAEHRYYGKSLPFGSDSYLTSANLQYLTSEQALADFAVLIEQIKLMPGAENSSVVAFGGSYGGMLAAWLRMKYPNVVVGAIAASAPIWQFGNLTPCDSFNRIASQDYRTTPGGEMCFENIRDLWSTLNDTANQEHGMTILSSIFDQCSPVSDVNVFVDWFTAIFGYMAVVNYPYPASFLEPLPAWPVSVACSYLNESRLHGEDLLRAIRSVVNLYFNYTGELKCFNASSQGTSSLGDKIWAYQACTEQILPVCSKYETSMFPPSQWDPVSEVERCEKKWNVTVRPNWMFTLFGGKDIRSHSNIVFSNGNLDPWSGGGVLTNLSDTLTAIVMENVAHHLDLRASNPADPQTVIDARNVEKEHIRMWIKG, encoded by the exons ATGTCACGAGCCCTTTCTTCAAGTTTCCTTTCGCTGTGCCTCGTTGTGGGCTTCACAACTGCTTATTGGCGCTTTCCCTCACATCAGGTTGTCTCTTTGTCTTCATACGACTACGAAACGGCGTATTTTACGCAGCCAATCGATCATTTCGGTTTCGACTCGCAAATTGGCGAATTCAAGCAACGTTATCTCGTATCCCGCGAATACTGGGAACACGGAAAGCCAATCTTCTTCTACGCGGGCAACGAAGGCGACATAAC ATGGTTTTGCAACAACACTGGCTTCATGTGGGACATTGCTCCCGAATTTAACGCCATGTTGATTTTTGCTGAACACCGTTACTATGGCAAATCATTGCCTTTTGGCTCAGACAGCTACTTGACTTCAGCCAATCTACAGTACCTTACGTCGGAGCAGGCACTCGCCGACTTTGCTGTTCTTATTGAACAGATCAAGCTAATGCCTGGCGCCGAAAATTCTTCCGTCGTTGCATTTGGTGGCTCATATGGCGGCATGTTGGCCGCATGGCTTCGAATGAAGTAtccaaacgtcgtcgtcggtgcaATAGCTGCATCGGCGCCTATATGGCAATTTGGAAATTTGACGCCGTGCGACTCGTTCAATCGAATTGCCAGTCAGGACTATCGCACGACCCCCGGCGGAGAGATGTGCTTTGAGAATATTCGAGATCTCTGGAGCACACTAAATGACACGGCAAATCAGGAGCACGGCATGACGATTCTATCTTCCATATTTGACCAGTGCTCTCCCGTCTccgacgtcaacgtctttGTCGATTGGTTCACGGCGATTTTCGGCTATATGGCCGTGGTGAATTATCCGTATCCGGCGTCGTTCTTGGAGCCGCTACCCGCGTGGCCCGTATCGGTTGCCTGTTCCTATCTAAACGAATCGAGACTGCATGGCGAGGATCTTCTACGAGCCATTCGCAGCGTCGTCAATCTCTACTTCAACTACACGGGAGAGCTAAAATGCTTCAATGCTTCTTCACAGGGAACGTCGTCTCTAGGCGACAAGATATGGGCCTATCAGGCGTGCACCGAACAGATCTTGCCCGTCTGTTCGAAATACGAGACCAGCATGTTTCCGCCGTCGCAGTGGGATCCTGTCAGCGAAGTCGAACGTTGTGAAAAGAAGTGGAATGTCACGGTTCGACCCAACTGGATGTTCACGCTCTTTGGCGGCAAGGACATTCGCTCGCACAGCAACATCGTTTTCAGTAACGGTAATCTCGATCCGTGgtcgggcggcggcgttttgaCGAACTTGTCCGACACGCTGACGGCCATCGTCATGGAAAACGTTGCTCATCATTTGGATTTGCGCGCTTCCAATCCCGCTGATCCGCAAACGGTTATCGATGCGAGGAACGTCGAGAAGGAGCACATTCGAATGTGGATAAAGggctga
- the LOC136189182 gene encoding dr1-associated corepressor-like, with product MPPKRKKYSARFPTARIKKIMQTDEEIGKVASVVPVIISRALEIFLQSLLSKASDVAEQRSARTLTAQHLKWCIESNKQFDFLVDLAKAVPDVKRGSEAELGDGIAKAERKRKSRKKVGDEGAAKEEGTPRRKTSKMLQRSESAQGSSSAASTVPVSQIPQIVLPPRPSEADEDDDYD from the exons ATGCcaccaaaaagaaagaaatattcTGCGCGATTTCCTACA GCCCGAATCAAGAAGATAATGCAAACGGACGAAGAAATAGGAAAAGTAGCGTCAGTAGTTCCCGTCATCATTT CTCGCGCTCTGGAAATTTTCCTACAATCTCTATTGAGCAAGGCAAGCGACGTAGCCGAGCAACGCAGCGCTCGAACACTGACAGCCCAGCATCT AAAGTGGTGCATTGAGTCGAACAAGCAGTTCGATTTCTTGGTCGATTTGGCTAAGGCTGTGCCAGACGTTAAACGCGGCAGCGAAGCTGAGCTAGGAGACGGCATTGCTAAAGCCGAGCGCAAACGGAAGTCAAG AAAGAAGGTCGGGGACGAAGGTGCAGCGAAGGAGGAAGGGACGCCTCGTAGAAAAACGTCTAAAATGCTGCAACGTAGCGAGAGCGCGCAGGGTTCGTCGAGTGCGGCATCGACTGTTCCCGTCAG TCAAATTCCGCAAATAGTTCTTCCACCTCGACCATCAGAAgctgatgaagatgacgactaTGATTGA
- the LOC136189194 gene encoding kielin/chordin-like protein isoform X2, producing MKFLAVLQLVAVILLLQDRVQQLEAYDHDDDHHGSYHHHHHDDDHHDQRGMSVCGCRGGRRGDDDDKASCVYNGVTRAHRSQFLAEDGCNNCTCCNGQLECTTKSCSTLGCTSRDGTLVSKDESYLDSSHSCVSCTCANVYEESATLGLMCPEPNCRMPRCKFWEKVDGPRGQGCCPSCKFDVKRVGLYAGGSVGGIVLIVVLAVLIAKRKKLRSCCCKKSVYLPMQDVPFQKVKLEDNDLPEKKPLA from the exons ATGAAATTTCTAGCCGTTCTTCAGCTGGTTGCTGTGATTCTCCTGCTGCAAG ATCGCGTGCAGCAACTGGAAGCCTACGATCACGACGATGATCACCATGGAAGctaccaccaccaccaccacgaCGATGACCATCATGATCAGCGCGGCATGTCCGTGTGCGGGTGCAGAGGCGGCCGcagaggcgacgacgatgacaagGCTAGCTGCGTTTATAACGGAGTGACTCGGGCGCATCGCAGTCAATTTTTAGCTGAAGATGGCTGCAACAACTG TACTTGTTGTAATGGACAACTCGAATGTACGACGAAGTCGTGCTCCACGTTGGGATGCACGTCGCGGGACGGCACTCTTGTTTCCAAGGATGAGTCGTATCTTGATTCGAGCCACAGTTGCGTTAGCTGCACGTGTGCAAATGTGTATGAAGAGAGTGCTACTCTTGGCCTGATGTGCCCGGAGCCGAATTGCCGTATGCCTCGGTGCAAGTTCTGGGAAAAGGTTGACGGTCCTCGCGGCCAAGGCTGCTGCCCGTCATgcaaatttgacgtcaaacgcgTTGGTCTATATGCTGGGGGAAGCGTTGGCGGAATTGTGCTGATTGTTGTTCTTGCTGTGCTGATTGCCAAACGCAAGAAACTGCGCTCCTGTTGCTGCAAGAAATCAGTGTATCTTCCAATGCag GACGTTCCATTTCAGAAAGTGAAATTGGAAGATAATGATTTGCCAGAGAAGAAACCTCTAGCATAA
- the LOC136189194 gene encoding alpha-soluble NSF attachment protein-like isoform X1: MSSNEARGTDYIAQAEAKLKSASGFFGRMFGGTSKQEEAMELYGRAANAFKMAKKWSAAGQAFSEAANIAERLQMKHDSAQSSVDAANCYKKSESDKAITCLLHAIEIFTDMGRFSMAAKHHMAVAEIYETEHVDIDQCIANYEQAADYYRGEESNSAANKCLLKVAFLSAQQEKYERAIEIYEQVGASCLESQLLKYSAKDHFFRAALLHICVDAGVDGPRALDKYTEMFPAFQDSREFKLLRKILDAIEEQSVDAFTDAVKEYDSISRLDQWYTGILLKIKKAMTAEEGEELR, from the exons ATGTCAAGCAACGAAGCAAGAGGAACAGACTACATCGCTCAGGCCGAGGCAAAGTTAAAATCGGCGAGCGGCTTTTTCGGGCGGATGTTCGG CGGAACGTCGAAGCAGGAAGAAGCAATGGAACTGTACGGACGAGCGGCGAACGCATTCAAAATGGCAAAAAAGTGGTCCG CCGCCGGCCAAGCTTTCAGCGAAGCGGCGAACATCGCCGAACGACTTCAAATGAAACACGATTCGGCACAGAGCTCGGTCGATGCGGCGAATTGCTACAAGAAATCCGAGAGCGACA AGGCAATTACTTGCCTTCTTCACGCTATCGAAATTTTCACTGACATG GGTCGTTTCAGCATGGCTGCTAAACATCACATGGCAGTCGCTGAAATATATGAAACCGAGCACGTTGACATTGATCAG TGCATTGCTAACTATGAACAGGCAGCTGACTATTACAGAGGAGAGGAGTCAAACAG TGCTGCCAATAAGTGTCTATTGAAGGTGGCTTTTCTGTCAGCTCAACAGGAGAAATATGAAAGGGCAATAGAAATCTATGAGCAG GTTGGTGCGTCGTGTTTGGAGAGCCAGCTGTTGAAGTACAGCGCCAAGGATCATTTCTTCCGCGCGGCGCTGCTTCACATCTGCGTTGACGCGGGAGTCGACGGGCCG AGAGCTCTAGATAAATATACGGAAATGTTTCCTGCTTTCCAAGACTCCAGAGAGTTCAAGCTACTAAGG AAAATTCTTGACGCTATCGAGGAGCAGAGTGTGGATGCTTTTACAGATGCT GTTAAGGAGTATGATTCTATTTCTCGGCTGGATCAGTGGTACACTGGCATTTtgttgaaaatcaaaaaggCGATGACTGctgaagaaggagaagagctCCGATAG